The following is a genomic window from Anopheles aquasalis chromosome 3, idAnoAquaMG_Q_19, whole genome shotgun sequence.
TCAATATTACATTCCTTGTTAGCGCGAACGGCGGTATTCGATCGAAAGTCTACAACAGTTCAACGGActaatgaaatattttgattttacTCGCCACTGTCGCAGCAAACTGTGGGTGGTGGCTTACAGGTGTGTTGCACTCTCTAGTTCGCTTCCTAATACAACGGTTCATGAGAGACGCAAAATGAAAGCGGCTAGTAGTATATGTCCGATTGAGGggccggtgatgatggggTTATTATGGTTGAAGAAACGACACTAATAAACCCGAGATACTCATGTGCAACCGTGCACTTGTAATGGAGGCTACGCATTATTGTACGCACTGTGTGAAACACCAACTGTAACTGTTTCAGAGGGAAACATTCCGGAGTTTTTGCTTTGTGTGTTCCGATGATATTGTAGTATGTTGTAATACGTTTCGTTACCTTACTAATGAGTATATTGTTGATTTACTGTGTTCCTTTTGCGTGCTTCGTGTTGCAGCTACTTATTCGCTTCAACGCCAATCGTTCATCCACCTCCCTTGACTTATGCCGCTGTGAGAAGGGGGCACGTAGATTGTTTAGAActaattgttttaaataacGCGTTTGGGACACTCTCGCGTCAttttcgtcctcttcttcttcaaggTAACGCGTAAATATAGGCAATAGAATTACGGTTAGTTTGCTATGCGCACGACTGCAATATGGTACAATGTGTTAGCCCAACTCGCGTGTACGATTGGCTTTTGGTGTGAGTACTtgccgcttgcttgcttaccTTTAGCATTGTTTCAATTCACCATGTTCATTCTACTATTCCGCCAACcacgatcaaatcgatcgagcatTCCTTATTGTTGATGATCAGTTGTTCAATTACCGGACAGCATAGAGTCCAGTCCTAGAGCTGCGGGATGATGCAGTGATGAGTGACAATGTATCAGTGAGTATGGCGGGGTATTGGGAGGGGGATAGGGTACCATCTTCTACACGCATGATTCGTGCCCGTTGTGCCCAGGAGCGCGGAAGTGATATGTTAAAACTTACATCTCAAATCAGTCGGGAACACATGGTGGTCGCGGATTGCTGCGATGCGCTTTtgctgccaaccaaccaaacaaacccgTTAAGCTATCACGTTCACATAAAATTCAACGACCCGCTTGAATGGGTCCCAATAATGGGTCGCTGCGCTATCACAATAATGTAATGCATTACAAAGCTACTGCCGTTGCACCATCTTGGAAGTGTAGTGtcttatttgtttttggggaggggcaCATATTGCTCTAAATGTaaaactcgctctctcgacGGTGACAACGGCGATGGTtactacgacgatgacgacgacggcgacatgTGGTCGGGGAAAAGATGGGCGTGTGCCAGGGAAGTGTAGCTCAAGATATGAGACACTAGAAAAAGTTCGCGGGAAAGGAACACAAATCACATACACAGggacaaacacatacacacagacatacaGACACTGTTATACAGAGACACACGAACGATTCTCGAAGCAGAATCATTCCGAAAATGGCTCCCCTCGGTTTCCTCTGTGATTGTAATGGTAGCAGATTGTACTACGCCCATATCGCattccaccctccccccttcccccacgCAATATTTCCCAAAGAACTAATGCTGAAGCTGCACGAATACTGTCTGCTGATGGTCCTGTTTTCCGATTGATTCTCCCTGACTCCCTGACACCCCCCTCGATCGATCACTCATAGAGCAAGCTGTCCCAGCTGACCAGCGCCAGCGGTCACTTATGCGTTCGATTCCTTCAAGTTCTGTAGCCTCGCCAGCTGGTGCGGTTCCAGCTCCTCCGGTATGCTTGCCCGGCCACCGACGACTTGCTTCGGAATCTCCGGTTGACTGGCGCTatctccatcgccaccaccaccaccaccaccaccaccaccaccaccgaatgcATCATCAAAGTTGGCCGCAAAGTTCGCCTCAAAGTTTGCCTCAAAGTTAGCCCCGAACGGATCAACGGGATCTTCGATCGGTGCCACTCCCGACGCCGCTTCCTGCTCGATGGCCAGTTCCGGGTCGGTTCGTGTGCGTTCCGGTTTTTTCACCTGCTTCGTGGCAGgtacgttggttggtttcggtgcGGTGGCCGGTTTCTCCGGTGTCCGGTTGAGGGAGGTGGGCttttccggtttcggtggcgaaGGTGGTTTGGCTGGCTTCGCCGGTTTCGGAGGGGAAGCTTTCTccggtgccggcggtggtggtggtggcggttgctgCGGGTGCTCGACGGTTGGCCCATCCTgagatttctttttattgctcaGCTCCTgcttttcctgttcctgcttcTCGACGATCTcgtccggctgctgctcgtccaactctgctgctgctgctgctgctgctccagcggCTGGTGCAGGATCTTCGTCCGGGACGAACTTCTTGTTGGCATCCTCGTGCATCGGTGTAGCGGCCGTCACAATGATCTGAGCAAAGTTGAGCTGATTGCTATCGCTGCTACTAGCAGTAGCTGCTGCGGCTACGGTTGCTTTCGCCCCTTGCTGTCGAGATTCTTCCTCGATAGTAGCTGCCTCCTCGGCCTGGACAGCGAGAAAATGAAACGTTTATCAATAAACTGTAAATCATCGCACGGATGAAGGATGAagaacacaaaacataaacactaAGCTACACTTCTGCAAACATGCTTTAGGAGTTGATCATAGTTTACCTCCGGATCCTCACAGATCACAACTGAGCGTGTGTTTTGATGTGTTTAGCGAGCGGTTTTGATTTAAAAGACATAAATACACATTACACTCAACGAACCCAACAACCAAAAAGCCGATTCCCGATTGGGGGAACGCCCGTTTCGCTTCACGACTTACCCGGTGGTAGCTGTGAGGGTGGCGGCGCTGAGAACTGTGCTCCGTACTGTTCGTGCTGATCGGTGTTCATCTCGAACTCAAACCTATCGATCGCCGGTCCCGCATTGTCCAGATCTGGAAGCACATGACCGTGGTTAGATCATTAGCAAACGAGTGATCCTCGGGCctccgtcccccccccccccccccccgagacTTACTGGGGCTTTCACCTTCCGGTGGTGTCGCTTGCTGGAGTATCATcgggggcggtggtgccggtgccgcaAAGGTAGGTGGggccgacggtggtggagATTCGTCTTCGGCATCGGTCAGTGGTTCCCCGTTTTCGTCAcactcctccaccaccagcgatggGAAGTTACCGATCTTGCCCATCAGCTCACCTTCCCACCAGCCATCGTCCACACCGTGCGGGCTCTTGGTGATCAGCTTAATGATCTACGGAAGAATTACCCGATGATGAGTGGGTTTAGAATTTGTTAAATGAATCGGTAAGAGCGACCCACGCCGTACCTGTCCCTCCTCGAACGTTAGCTCGTCCTCGGCGGTCGCATCGTAGTCGTAGAGTGCCACGCAGTACAGCTGATTGTTAACCTTGCGTGGTGCCGAGATGACCGAGATCTGGTCCGGTGATTGGCCCGAGTCCTGCATCGGATCCTGATCCTCGTTGTCGACCGTGTAGTCGACGGACGAGAAGGAGATCTGGGACGAGAGCTGGGCGGGCGTGTGCGTATCAACCGGTGTGTCCCGCTCAACGTCGAGATAGTTGTGCggcacgaaaccctcctcgcCCCGGTAGTTACGCGCTCGCAACCACCCATCTCCGTCCCCTTCGCCAACCACCTCCAGCTGTTCACTCTCGACGATGGTCAGCTCGTCCGGGTTTTGGGCCGTGTACGAGTACAGCGCGGTACACTTGAACGTTTGACCACTGGAAGCGACCGCCGGTACTGGCGCGGCCGCCGGCAAATCCATCTCCACCTCACCGCCGGCACCACTCGTGGCCGCTTCCTCGTTACCCCAGTCCACGTTCACCGGATCATCCCAACCGTGGGCCATCTGTTCGATCTTCTGCCGTTCCTGCTCCACACCGAAATCTACAAACAGAAGCCAATCCAAGCCGATTAGGGCAATCAGAATGAATGAGttcccaggggggggggggggggggggggaaattcttaccttcatcatcatcactatcaGCCATAAACTCATCGACCGGTGGTTCTGGTTGCTTCGGTGCAGGTGAAGACTCCGACACCGGTTGATCCTGTTCCGCATTGTCACTATCGTAGAACGAGTCCGAGCTGGGATTTTCCTGTGGAAGAGGAGAGCAACGTTTAGTGGCTCAATAGTCTCAATGATCCGCTTGGCCTCGGCACATACCCCTTGTCCGGACGCATCCGTACGCATCGACAGTGAGCTGGCCGAACGGGGCATCTCCTGCACACTGAGCGTTTCCGCCTCCTGTATCCACTCGTCCACATTAATGCCACCGATCCGCAGACACTCGAGCCGTGCTtccgccttcgccttcgcaaTCTCCGACCGACGGATCGTCTCACGGAACTCATCAATCTTCGTCTCCAGATCCGGCCCATTCTGATCATTCGGATCGTTACGGTGACCGGCCTCACGCAGTGCGGCACACACCGCCAGCTTCCGGGCACACTCCCGAATGACATTGCTCTCCCGTGCTACCCGACCTGCCCACCGTTTGCCCTCCCGGTTCAACGTTTCCATCGCTGACTCATGATCGGCCGTAATCTTCGTCACCGGATCATTATCGCACGGTTCGTACTCGTACTGGATGTGTTGCTTCAGCACCGGATAGTACAGATAGCAGCACTGCAGATTGTACTCGCGCGTCAGCTGCTGGGCCTGGTCGCGGATCTTGCCGAATGAGTTCTGCGTCGCGGAACAGGTCAGCAGCTCGGTGCGCCCAATCAGCGCCAGATAATCGGCCACCCGCTCGTACACGTAGTTCTCCATCGTGGACATGGTCGTCTGCAGGTCGATGGTGAAGTAGCGGTTCTGGTGCGCATTGGCCGCGGCCAGACTGAGAATGTAGTCATTGCGGGCACCGGTCGATTTctcctccagctgctcctTGCGCGACGTCACCCGGGCACTGTTCTTCTGTAGCGATGTGATCGACTGGAAAAATgagcccttcttcttcttcagcttctcctCGATGTCGCGCGCCTTATCGCGCACATCGTGCGCACTGTGCTCCTCGTCGAAGTAGATCTTCTTCGTCTTGTCCACGTCCTGGACCGAGTTTTGCAGCTCCTTCTGCACGACCGACAACTGCTCAACGCACCGCTTGCTACTGTTTAGCTTGGTGTTCCGCAGGACCTTCGCTTCGTCGGCGATCTGCTGCTGAAACACCTCGACCGCTGCCAGCCGGGCTCGGGCTAGCTTCTCGTTCTCCTCCAGCACCGTCTGCCAAACGCTCCACATGTTCCTGTCGATCCAGAAATCAGTGTCAGTATCAGTGTGCGTCACCGTGgcggaaatggaggcgcatgaaggcgaaaaaaaaggatgaaaattaCAGTTTAATAACGAAATTCCGGcgatcaaaagacttgcccgctATTTATAGCCAACTcacggggggtggtggggcaCCAGGTAGCTTATTATCTACCACCCtggtacaaaaaaaactctaaaTATCGCCCATCATCGTTACAGTAACGACAAGTAGACGAACGTGCCACATGGTCTGGCAGTTGGCGACCTTCGAAGCCAAGGATTATGCCGTGGAAAGTATGCCtttgacagcagcagctaacgatACACACCAAGGTGAGAAgatgataaataataaataactTGGGGGTGGGAGttatcaaacaacaaaaaaaaagcgcccCAGTGACCATCCAtgtgggcgcctccatttgggcgcctccatttgtggcgcctccattgggcgcctccatttggaagccgctttccttctcttttttctctttctcttattttctttttttcgctttctcgctttcttgTTTTCTATTGACAGCCGTCAGCTAGAAAGACTATTTATCAAAGCCTGCTGCAGACCTTATTATCTGTCACCTCTGCTTGAAATTATGCATAGTGATAACCAACCATGGAACCGACACTGTCCTGTAAACCCCATTCCAattacgcacgcacgcacgcacgcaatgtTCTTATCACATGAGAACTGAGAACGGAGAATCCACCCTCCTTCGCTTACCATTTTTCTTCCGCTCCATCCATCTTGATCTCCGGTATGCAGGCCTGCTTCTTGTTGAGGTACGCGGACGATATCTTGAGCAGTGCCTCGCTGTACGACTTCTCGATGGCCGATCGCTTGAGCGTAAACTGTCGGATGTCCTCCAGCAGCTCGCACTCATTCTGGTTCTTCAGCGCTAGCTTCGCCAGCTGCTCCGTGTGTAGGTTCTTCAGGAACTTGGTGTAGTTCCCCTGTTCGCGAGGCACGAACGGAAGCAcaaatggggggaaaaaacagaacgaaaaacATGACTGGATTTAGTATCTGCTGGCCGTCTTGCCATCGTTTTCCGGTCAACGGAAGCCCGGGGCCAAACGGGGAAA
Proteins encoded in this region:
- the LOC126575579 gene encoding protein nervous wreck isoform X1; translation: MGKALHMAGSLPNLRFAPDRDRNREPRRRKLMNRYAFRQGNYTKFLKNLHTEQLAKLALKNQNECELLEDIRQFTLKRSAIEKSYSEALLKISSAYLNKKQACIPEIKMDGAEEKWNMWSVWQTVLEENEKLARARLAAVEVFQQQIADEAKVLRNTKLNSSKRCVEQLSVVQKELQNSVQDVDKTKKIYFDEEHSAHDVRDKARDIEEKLKKKKGSFFQSITSLQKNSARVTSRKEQLEEKSTGARNDYILSLAAANAHQNRYFTIDLQTTMSTMENYVYERVADYLALIGRTELLTCSATQNSFGKIRDQAQQLTREYNLQCCYLYYPVLKQHIQYEYEPCDNDPVTKITADHESAMETLNREGKRWAGRVARESNVIRECARKLAVCAALREAGHRNDPNDQNGPDLETKIDEFRETIRRSEIAKAKAEARLECLRIGGINVDEWIQEAETLSVQEMPRSASSLSMRTDASGQGENPSSDSFYDSDNAEQDQPVSESSPAPKQPEPPVDEFMADSDDDEDFGVEQERQKIEQMAHGWDDPVNVDWGNEEAATSGAGGEVEMDLPAAAPVPAVASSGQTFKCTALYSYTAQNPDELTIVESEQLEVVGEGDGDGWLRARNYRGEEGFVPHNYLDVERDTPVDTHTPAQLSSQISFSSVDYTVDNEDQDPMQDSGQSPDQISVISAPRKVNNQLYCVALYDYDATAEDELTFEEGQIIKLITKSPHGVDDGWWEGELMGKIGNFPSLVVEECDENGEPLTDAEDESPPPSAPPTFAAPAPPPPMILQQATPPEGESPNLDNAGPAIDRFEFEMNTDQHEQYGAQFSAPPPSQLPPVVICEDPEAEEAATIEEESRQQGAKATVAAAATASSSDSNQLNFAQIIVTAATPMHEDANKKFVPDEDPAPAAGAAAAAAAELDEQQPDEIVEKQEQEKQELSNKKKSQDGPTVEHPQQPPPPPPPAPEKASPPKPAKPAKPPSPPKPEKPTSLNRTPEKPATAPKPTNVPATKQVKKPERTRTDPELAIEQEAASGVAPIEDPVDPFGANFEANFEANFAANFDDAFGGGGGGGGGGGGDGDSASQPEIPKQVVGGRASIPEELEPHQLARLQNLKESNA
- the LOC126575579 gene encoding protein nervous wreck isoform X2, with the protein product MQPPPRKGNYTKFLKNLHTEQLAKLALKNQNECELLEDIRQFTLKRSAIEKSYSEALLKISSAYLNKKQACIPEIKMDGAEEKWNMWSVWQTVLEENEKLARARLAAVEVFQQQIADEAKVLRNTKLNSSKRCVEQLSVVQKELQNSVQDVDKTKKIYFDEEHSAHDVRDKARDIEEKLKKKKGSFFQSITSLQKNSARVTSRKEQLEEKSTGARNDYILSLAAANAHQNRYFTIDLQTTMSTMENYVYERVADYLALIGRTELLTCSATQNSFGKIRDQAQQLTREYNLQCCYLYYPVLKQHIQYEYEPCDNDPVTKITADHESAMETLNREGKRWAGRVARESNVIRECARKLAVCAALREAGHRNDPNDQNGPDLETKIDEFRETIRRSEIAKAKAEARLECLRIGGINVDEWIQEAETLSVQEMPRSASSLSMRTDASGQGENPSSDSFYDSDNAEQDQPVSESSPAPKQPEPPVDEFMADSDDDEDFGVEQERQKIEQMAHGWDDPVNVDWGNEEAATSGAGGEVEMDLPAAAPVPAVASSGQTFKCTALYSYTAQNPDELTIVESEQLEVVGEGDGDGWLRARNYRGEEGFVPHNYLDVERDTPVDTHTPAQLSSQISFSSVDYTVDNEDQDPMQDSGQSPDQISVISAPRKVNNQLYCVALYDYDATAEDELTFEEGQIIKLITKSPHGVDDGWWEGELMGKIGNFPSLVVEECDENGEPLTDAEDESPPPSAPPTFAAPAPPPPMILQQATPPEGESPNLDNAGPAIDRFEFEMNTDQHEQYGAQFSAPPPSQLPPVVICEDPEAEEAATIEEESRQQGAKATVAAAATASSSDSNQLNFAQIIVTAATPMHEDANKKFVPDEDPAPAAGAAAAAAAELDEQQPDEIVEKQEQEKQELSNKKKSQDGPTVEHPQQPPPPPPPAPEKASPPKPAKPAKPPSPPKPEKPTSLNRTPEKPATAPKPTNVPATKQVKKPERTRTDPELAIEQEAASGVAPIEDPVDPFGANFEANFEANFAANFDDAFGGGGGGGGGGGGDGDSASQPEIPKQVVGGRASIPEELEPHQLARLQNLKESNA
- the LOC126575579 gene encoding protein nervous wreck isoform X3, which gives rise to MGKALHMAGSLPNLRFAPDRDRNREPRRRKLMNRYAFRQGNYTKFLKNLHTEQLAKLALKNQNECELLEDIRQFTLKRSAIEKSYSEALLKISSAYLNKKQACIPEIKMDGAEEKWNMWSVWQTVLEENEKLARARLAAVEVFQQQIADEAKVLRNTKLNSSKRCVEQLSVVQKELQNSVQDVDKTKKIYFDEEHSAHDVRDKARDIEEKLKKKKGSFFQSITSLQKNSARVTSRKEQLEEKSTGARNDYILSLAAANAHQNRYFTIDLQTTMSTMENYVYERVADYLALIGRTELLTCSATQNSFGKIRDQAQQLTREYNLQCCYLYYPVLKQHIQYEYEPCDNDPVTKITADHESAMETLNREGKRWAGRVARESNVIRECARKLAVCAALREAGHRNDPNDQNGPDLETKIDEFRETIRRSEIAKAKAEARLECLRIGGINVDEWIQEAETLSVQEMPRSASSLSMRTDASGQGENPSSDSFYDSDNAEQDQPVSESSPAPKQPEPPVDEFMADSDDDEDFGVEQERQKIEQMAHGWDDPVNVDWGNEEAATSGAGGEVEMDLPAAAPVPAVASSGQTFKCTALYSYTAQNPDELTIVESEQLEVVGEGDGDGWLRARNYRGEEGFVPHNYLDVERDTPVDTHTPAQLSSQISFSSVDYTVDNEDQDPMQDSGQSPDQISVISAPRKVNNQLYCVALYDYDATAEDELTFEEGQIIKLITKSPHGVDDGWWEGELMGKIGNFPSLVVEECDENGEPLTDAEDESPPPSAPPTFAAPAPPPPMILQQATPPEGESPNLDNAGPAIDRFEFEMNTDQHEQYGAQFSAPPPSQLPPGRGGSYYRGRISTARGESNRSRSSYC